One Chionomys nivalis chromosome 4, mChiNiv1.1, whole genome shotgun sequence genomic region harbors:
- the Rhoa gene encoding transforming protein RhoA, producing the protein MAAIRKKLVIVGDGACGKTCLLIVFSKDQFPEVYVPTVFENYVADIEVDGKQVELALWDTAGQEDYDRLRPLSYPDTDVILMCFSIDSPDSLENIPEKWTPEVKHFCPNVPIILVGNKKDLRNDEHTRRELAKMKQEPVKPEEGRDMANRIGAFGYMECSAKTKDGVREVFEMATRAALQARRGKKKSGCLIL; encoded by the exons ATGGCTGCCATCAGGAAGAAACTGGTGATTGTTGGTGATGGAGCTTGTGGTAAGACGTGCTTGCTCATAGTCTTCAGCAAGGACCAATTCCCAGAGGTTTATGTGCCCACGGTGTTTGAAAACTATGTGGCAGATATTGAAGTGGATGGAAAGCAG GTAGAATTGGCTTTGTGGGACACAGCTGGACAGGAAGATTATGATCGCCTAAGGCCTCTCTCCTACCCAGACACGGATGTTATACTGATGTGCTTCTCCATTGACAGCCCTGATAGTTTAG AAAACATCCCAGAAAAATGGACTCCAGAAGTCAAGCATTTCTGTCCCAATGTGCCCATCATCCTGGTTGGGAACAAGAAGGATCTTCGGAATGATGAGCACACAAGACGGGAGTTAGCCAAAATGAAGCAG GAGCCGGTAAAACCTGAAGAAGGCAGAGATATGGCAAACAGAATTGGCGCTTTTGGGTACATGGAGTGTTCAGCAAAGACCAAAGATGGAGTGAGAGAGGTTTTTGAAATGGCCACGAGAGCTGCTCTGCAAGCCAGACGTGGGAAGAAAAAATCTGGGTGCCTCATTTTGTGA
- the Gpx1 gene encoding glutathione peroxidase 1, with protein sequence MCAARLSAAAQSTVYAFSARPLAGGEPVNLGSLRGKVLLIENVASLUGTTTRDYTEMNDLQRRLGPRGLVVLGFPCNQFGHQENAKNEEILNSLKYIRPGGGFEPNFTLFEKCEVNGEKAHPLFTFLRESLPAPSDEPTALMTDPKYIIWSPVCRNDIAWNFEKFLVGPDGVPVRRYSRRFRTIDIEPDIEALLSQQPSGS encoded by the exons ATGTGTGCAGCTCGGCTCTCCGCGGCGGCGCAGTCCACCGTATATGCCTTCTCCGCGCGCCCGCTGGCGGGCGGGGAGCCTGTGAACCTGGGCTCCCTGCGGGGCAAGGTGCTGCTCATTGAGAATGTCGCATCCCTCTGAGGTACAACGACCCGGGACTACACCGAGATGAACGATCTGCAGAGACGCCTCGGGCCCCGTGGCCTGGTGGTGCTCGGTTTCCCGTGCAATCAGTTCGGACATCAG GAGAATGCCAAGAACGAAGAGATTCTGAATTCCCTCAAGTATATCCGACCTGGTGGGGGGTTCGAACCCAACTTTACATTGTTCGAGAAGTGCGAGGTGAATGGTGAGAAGGCTCACCCGCTCTTTACCTTCCTGCGGGAGTCTTTGCCAGCGCCTAGTGACGAGCCCACTGCGCTCATGACCGACCCCAAGTACATCATTTGGTCTCCGGTGTGCCGCAACGACATTGCCTGGAACTTCGAGAAGTTCCTGGTGGGCCCGGACGGCGTTCCAGTGCGCAGGTACAGCCGCCGCTTTCGCACCATCGACATCGAACCTGACATAGAAGCCCTGCTGTCCCAGCAGCCTAGCGGCTCCTAA